Below is a window of Camelina sativa cultivar DH55 chromosome 11, Cs, whole genome shotgun sequence DNA.
AGATAATAAGCATTTCTTAAGGGCTCATGGGattgatcatatatatgaagTTACTCTCCCAAATGAAGAGCACGCTCTTGCAATGTTATGTCACTCTGCTTTCAGGAAAGCCTCCCCACCTGAAGGTTTTGGGAAGCTTGTAGTGCAAGTTGTAAGACATGTTGGTAGTCTTCCTTTGGGTCTAAACGTTTTGGGTTCGTATTTGAGGGGGAGGGATACAGATTACTGGATGGATATGCTGCCAAGGCTTGAGAATGGTTTAGATgataaaattgagaaaatactAAGAATCAGCTATGATGGGTTAGGTAGCGCAGAAGATCAAGCGATATTTCGTCATATCGCATGTCTTTTCAATCATATGGAAGTCACAACTATCGAGTCGTTGCTCGCAGATAGTAAATTGGGTGTTAAAGTTGGGCTGAAAAACCTTATTGATAAGTCCATCATTCATGTCAGATGGGGTCATGTGGAGATGCACCGTTTGCTACAGGAAATGGGCAGAAAAATTGTTCGCACACAGTCCATTGACAAGCCTGGAAAACGAGAATTTCTGGTGGATCCAAATGATATTTGTGATCTACTCAGTGAAGGCATtgtaagttctttttttttttttttttttaNNNNNNNNNNNNNNNNNNNNNNNNNNNNNNNNNNNNNNNNNNNNNNNNNNNNNNNNNNNNNNNNNNNNNNNNNNNNNNNNNNNNNNNNNNNNNNNNNNNNNNNNNNNNNNNNNNNNNNNNNNNNNNNNNNNNNNNNNNNNNNNNNNNNNNNNNNNNNNNNNNNNNNNNNNNNNNNNNNNNNNNNNNNNNNNNNNNNNNNNNNNNNNNNNNNNNNNNNNNNNNNNNNNNNNNNNNNNNNNNNNNNNNNNNNNNNNNNNNNNNNNNNNNNNNNNNNNNNNNNNNNNNNNNNNNNNNNNNNNNNNNNNNNNNNNNNNNNNNNNNNNNNNNNNNNNNNNNNNNNNNNNNNNNNNNNNNNNNNNNNNNNNNNNNNNNNNNNNNNNNNNNNNNNNNNNNNNNNNNNNNNNNNNNNNNNNNNNNNNNNNNNNNNNNNNNNNNNNNNNNNNNNNNNNNNNNNNNNNNNNNNNNNNNNNNNNNNNNNNNNNNNNNNNNNNNNNNNNNNNNNNNNNNNNNNNNNNNNNNNNNNNNNNNNNNNNNNNNNNNNNNNNNNNNNNNNNNNNNNNNNNNNNNNNNNNNNNNNNNNNNNNNNNNNNNNNNNNNNNNNNNNNNNNNNNNNNNNNNNNNNNNNNNNNNNNNNNNNNNNNNNNNNNNNNNNNNNNNNNNNNNNNNNNNNNNNNNNNNNNNNNNNNNNNNNNNNNNNNNNNNNNNNNNNNNNNNNNNNNNNNNNNNNNNNNNNNNNNNNNNNNNNNNNNNNNNNNNNNNNNNNNNNNNNNNNNNNNNNNNNNNNNNNNNNNNNNNNNNNNNNNNNNNNNNNNNNNNNNNNNNNNNNNNNNNNNNNNNNNNNNNNNNNNNNNNNNNNNNNNNNNNNNNNNNNNNNNNNNNNNNNNNNNNNNNNNNNNNNNNNNNNNNNNNNNNNNNNNNNNNNNNNNNNNNNNNNNNNNNNNNNNNNNNNNNNNNNNNNNNNNNNNNNNNNNNNNNNNNNNNNNNNNNNNNNNNNNNNNNNNNNNNNNNNNNNNNNNNNNNNNNNNNNNNNNNNNNNNNNNNNNNNNNNNNNNNNNNNNNNNNNNNNNNNNNNNNNNNNNNNNNNNNNNNNNNNNNNNNNNNNNNNNNNNNNNNNNNNNNNNNNNNNNNNNNNNNNNNNNNNNNNNNNNNNNNNNNNNNNNNNNNNNNNNNNNNNNNNNNNNNNNNNNNNNNNNNNNNNNNNNNNNNNNNNNNNNNNNNNNNNNNNNNNNNNNNNNNNNNNNNNNNNNNNNNNNNNNNNNNNNNNNNNNNNNNNNNNNNNNNNNNNNNNNNNNNNNNNNNNNNNNNNNNNNNNNNNNNNNNNNNNNNNNNNNNNNNNNNNNNNNNNNNNNNNNNNNNNNNNNNNNNNNNNNNNNNNNNNNNNNNNNNNNNNNNNNNNNNNNNNNNNNNNNNNNNNNNNNNNNNNNNNNNNNNNNNNNNNNNNNNNNNNNNNNNNNNNNNNNNNNNNNNNNNNNNNNNNNNNNNNNNNNNNNNNNNNNNNNNNNNNNNNNNNNNNNNNNNNNNNNNNNNNNNNNNNNNNNNNNNNNNNNNNNNNNNNNNNNNNNNNNNNNNNNNNNNNNNNNNNNNNNNNNNNNNNNNNNNNNNNNNNNNNNNNNNNNNNNNNNNNNNNNNNNNNNNNNNNNNNNNNNNNNNNNNNNNNNNNNNNNNNNNNNNNNNNNNNNNNNNNNNNNNNNNNNNNNNNNNNNNNNNNNNNNNNNNNNNNNNNNNNNNNNNNNNNNNNNNNNNNNNNNNNNNNNNNNNNNNNNNNNNNNNNNNNNNNNNNNNNNNNNNNNNNNNNNNNNNNNNNNNNNNNNNNNNNNNNNNNNNNNNNNNNNNNNNNNNNNNNNNNNNNNNNNNNNNNNNNNNNNNNNNNNNNNNNNNNNNNNNNNNNNNNNNNNNNNNNNNNNNNNNNNNNNNNNNNNNNNNNNNNNNNNNNNNNNNNNNNNNNNNNNNNNNNNNNNNNNNNNNNNNNNNNNNNNNNNNNNNNNNNNNNNNNNNNNNNNNNNNNNNNNNNNNNNNNNNNNNNNNNNNNNNNNNNNNNNNNNNNNNNNNNNNNNNNNNNNNNNNNNNNNNNNNNNNNNNNNNNNNNNNNNNNNNNNNNNNNNNNNNNNNNNNNNNNNNNNNNNNNNNNNNNNNNNNNNNNNNNNNNNNNNNNNNNNNNNNNNNNNNNNNNNNNNNNNNNNNNNNNNNNNNNNNNNNNNNNNNNNNNNNNNNNNNNNNNNNNNNNNNNNNNNNNNNNNNNNNNNNNNNNNNNNNNNNNNNNNNNNNNNNNNNNNNNNNNNNNNNNNNNNNNNNNNNNNNNNNNNNNNNNNNNNNNNNNNNNNNNNNNNNNNNNNNNNNNNNNNNNNNNNNNNNNNNNNNNNNNNNNNNNNNNNNNNNNNNNNNNNNNNNNNNNNNNNNNNNNNNNNNNNNNNNNNNNNNNNNNNNNNNNNTTGTATGGTTTTGTTTCACTTtctcattataatattttctttttcaggaTACTCGAAATGTTTTAGGTATATCATTGGATACAAGTAAGATTGATGATCAGTTGCTTGTACATGAGAGAGCCTTCAAAGGGCTGCAAAAACTTCGTTTCTTAAAAATTGATACGAATATCTTGAGAGAAGACGACAAATTGCACTTACCTGGAAGTTTTGACTATATGCCCCCTACACTAAAACTATTGTGCTGGTCGGAATTTCCAATGAGATATATGCCTTCTAATTTTCATCCTAAACACCTTGTCAAGATCAAAATGCCGAATAGCAAGCTATGTAAGCTGTGGGAGGGAGTTGTGGTAAGTTTTgagaataatatatttattacgtTAATTAATGAGGCAGGTCATAGTGTTTGGATGACAATAACGTGTATTATATCTACTGACCTTTGTGTTTAATTGTTGTTGAATACAGTCACTAACATTTCTAAAGGAAATGGATCTGGATGGATCAGCCAACCTGAAAGAAATTCCAGACCTCTCCATGGCTACTAATCTCGTGACACTTAATCTTATGTCTTGCAAGAGTTTGGTGGAGCTTCCTTCCTCTATACGCAATCTCAATAAACTGTTGAAATTGAACATGGAGTTCTGCAACAGTCTGAAAACTCTTCCAACTGGCTTCAACCTCAAATCTCTCGACCTCCTCAACTTTAACTATTGCTCGGAGTTGAGGACTTTTCCTGAATTCTCAACCAACATCTCAGATCTCTACATGAATGGAACAAACATTGAAGAGCTCCCTGCTAATAATATACATCTCGAGAATCTTGATAATCTTTGCATATCAAAAAGAGATAGTGATGGAAAACAATGGGAAGGAGCGAAGGTATAGTTCTAAACTTAACACGCTTTCTCCAAATTGTTTATCGGTGATTTACAATAACAtctcaaaaatgttaatttggTTTAGCAGCTTAGGGCCTTACTGGCGAAGTTGTCTCCCACTTTGACGTCCTTGCAGCTCAGGAATATCCCAAGTTTGGTGGAGCTTCCATCCTCATTTCAGAATCTTAATCAACTGGAGTTCTTGGACCTCGCAAACTGTAGGAATCTGGAGACTCTCCCCACAGGAATCAACCTCCAATCTCTCGAGAGACTAAATTTCAATGGATGCTCACGGTTGAAGAGCTTTCCTGACATCTCAACCAACATCTTGTGTCTCGATCTTGAGAGAACAGGGATTGAAGAGGTTCCTTCGTGGATAGAGAAATTCTTTAAACTCACTACGCTAAATATGAAAGGTTGCAGAAGGCTAAACTGTGTATCCCTACGCATTTCTAAACTCAAACATCTCAAGATTATTGACTTTAAAGATTGTGGGGACTTGGCTAGAGTTGATTTGAGTGGCTATCCAAGTGATGCAGTTTCCGTGGAGtcctcctcttctcttcctAGAGTAGATTTCAGGGGCTGCTTCAACTTGGATCCAGAAACTGTCCTTCACCACCAACAATCAATTCTTTTCAACTACATCTTGTTCCCTGGGGAAGAAGAAGTGCCATCATATTTCACTTACCGTACTACTGGAGTCTCCTCTCTGACCATTCCTCTACTTCACGTCCCTCTCTCCCAACCCTTCTTCAGGTTTAGAGTTGGCGCAGTGGTAACTAATGTTAAGCATGGAAAAAAGATGGAGGTGAAGTGTGAGTTCAAAGACAGATTAGGGAAGAGCTTTCACGTTGGCTCTGATTTCCATATTTATACACTTTTCACGAAAACTCAGAAGGGTAGTCAACTGTTAATTATATTGGACTGTCGTATCCCTCTAAATGAAGGTAATGCTCCTCTAGCTCATGGGAACTACTACGATCATGTCGATATGAATATTTATATAGGTAGTGAAGGTTGGAGATCTACGTTTGAATTAAAAGAATGGGGTATACGACTTTTAGAAAACTGTTCAGCACCGGAGAACCGACTTGGTAATCCAAATGGTACTCTTCCACATGTTCCTGAAGCCGAAGAAGGCAATATGCGGTATACACCTCTTCAAGGACTTGTTAATGAGACTGAACACATTGAAGAGTCGGGAGATAACATTAATGTAGAGACAGAGAGAAGCACGAAGCGAATGCGGGTAAGCATTAAGCATCAATTGAACATAATACTATATTTAtctctcaaatctttttgtATAATTGACAACTACTTTTTTTACACATGTTTGTGTAGCCGAATTGAAGACAATATGGGGtatgttggatatgggtttcaccTTGCCTTAACGGGCCTTCCACCTGACCCATCCACGAAATAGTCAACATGGTCCTTGGAAGCATTGACTGGCTGGTTAACTCTTATCGGGCCGGAAAAGTTTCTAGAAGGCCCAATAAGACGGACAGCCCAGTAAACGACAACCCGCAAAGAAACAGCCACCGACTAAGCTTTGAGGCGGTGCCACATCGATCCCAAGGTATGAGGATGAAACGTCCCATCAACTATAAATACCGGGACTAAGACACGCATAAGGGAGAAAGTAACCTGGAGCAGGAGTCTGGAGACAATCTGATTCTAATCCTAAGTACTAATTGTCATATCAGGAGTACATTATCCCGTAATTAGCCGACCGGCTCGTAATGGAATATATTGTAACTTGCTGATCTTTGGCTATCTACATAAAGTCCTTTGTTTTGCcttctttaattattattattcccgATCAAGTATCACTCGTTCAACAGGGTATATGCCTCTTCAAGAACTTACTGAGAAGCAGGAAGTGAATGCGTGTAGCATTTAGAATGAACTGAACACAATGCTGCAATGAGTTGCTACGCCGGTTATAATGGAACAACAAGATCAAAGGAGGACATGCAGCGAGACACTCTTCCGTATCTTATTATTGTTCCACAGAGCATAGGTGGAGCATCTTAATTAGGAATCTTTTCAATAGTTTTTGCCACCAATAAAGAGTTGGTTTTCAATTTGTGATTTCATGAGGCTGAAACTGAATATAGCATAACATATAtcacaccattttttttttaatcatttgagTGTAGCTCACAAATCCGCTGCACTATACTATGTAGCAAAACTGCAAGGATCACTTGGTATCACCTTTATTCATCAATTGCCAACCTTTGAAAGGTTACTAAAACCGATGCAGAGGCTGCGAGAGGCAATCAACGCAGTAGTAATGAAGATGGAGCAGAGAACGACGCTGCAAATGTCGACAGGTAACTAATCTGATCTCCTCCCTGGAAACTCATATCAACACAGATTTCTcaactttaatattttgttctttttctttttgctggTCAATTCAGTGAAACTGCAGCTCCAATGGAAGTGGTGGATGAACCTCCAGTAGAACAATTCAGTGGCACAGTCTCTGCAGCAAGGATTAAAGTTTTTGAACGAGTGTTTGGGCAGCCACATGCAGTGGACACACAGGCTCGAATCGATGACATTTCTATTGCAGATACACAGACTATTGTCAACAACAATAGAGTTGGCGCTTCTCGTTACTCTGTAGATGAGATTATTGCCCTCCTAGAGGTAAATCACAAATTTAGAGAAATGTTTTCtcattcttttgctttttatataatttcttcATAACTTAGTACTCTATTGTGGATTATATGCATAAACAAACTGCAAGATGATAACAAAGTGAAGATCAGCGATGGAAAAGTTCATAACATTTTATCATGAAGAAATCCGTATTATGATATTACAATTCAAAATAGTGTAGCAGGAGAAGAGAACTCTTGGAAACCAAACTATCATTTTGCAAAATACTAGATTTTCACGCGGgcctatatattttttttattgttttaattatttgtaatttatggtttatgttttgttagtttttaaaatagaaatatgttatatttttgagCGTTTTACGGGTTAATTTgaatactaatttaaaatttgccTATTCtctagattattattttatgataataattttttggtgtggaaaatatgattataattaaattttagtgGATTGCAAGTAAAATGAGCATATATATAACATTAGGAAATAATGTTGGTACTGATAAttgttaaatattatataattttattttggtcgatttaccatatttaagttttttttttttttggcaatttttaaa
It encodes the following:
- the LOC104724755 gene encoding protein VARIATION IN COMPOUND TRIGGERED ROOT growth response-like isoform X2, yielding MASSSSSHNNNWVYDVFLSFRGEDVRVTFRSHFLKELDRKLITAFRDNEIERGHSLWPDLLQAIKNSRIAVVLFSKNYASSSWCLNELLEIVNCNDKIIIPVFYCLDPSQVRHQIGDFGKIFEKTCKRYSEDVKSQWKKALTDVSNMLGFDSARWDDEAKMIEEIAKDVLGKLLLTTPKDFEDFVGIEDHIANMSELLELQSEEVKMIGIWGSSGIGKTTIARALFNQLSRNFQVSKFIDRSFLYKSREIYSRANPDDHNMKLHLQESFLSEVLRMHDIKIDHLGVLGERLQHQKVLIIIDDVDDQVILDSLVGQTQWFGYGSRIIVVTDNKHFLRAHGIDHIYEVTLPNEEHALAMLCHSAFRKASPPEGFGKLVVQVVRHVGSLPLGLNVLGSYLRGRDTDYWMDMLPRLENGLDDKIEKILRISYDGLGSAEDQAIFRHIACLFNHMEVTTIESLLADSKLGVKVGLKNLIDKSIIHVRWGHVEMHRLLQEMGRKIVRTQSIDKPGKREFLVDPNDICDLLSEGIDTRNVLGISLDTSKIDDQLLVHERAFKGLQKLRFLKIDTNILREDDKLHLPGSFDYMPPTLKLLCWSEFPMRYMPSNFHPKHLVKIKMPNSKLCKLWEGVVSLTFLKEMDLDGSANLKEIPDLSMATNLVTLNLMSCKSLVELPSSIRNLNKLLKLNMEFCNSLKTLPTGFNLKSLDLLNFNYCSELRTFPEFSTNISDLYMNGTNIEELPANNIHLENLDNLCISKRDSDGKQWEGAKLRALLAKLSPTLTSLQLRNIPSLVELPSSFQNLNQLEFLDLANCRNLETLPTGINLQSLERLNFNGCSRLKSFPDISTNILCLDLERTGIEEVPSWIEKFFKLTTLNMKGCRRLNCVSLRISKLKHLKIIDFKDCGDLARVDLSGYPSDAVSVESSSSLPRVDFRGCFNLDPETVLHHQQSILFNYILFPGEEEVPSYFTYRTTGVSSLTIPLLHVPLSQPFFRFRVGAVVTNVKHGKKMEVKCEFKDRLGKSFHVGSDFHIYTLFTKTQKGSQLLIILDCRIPLNEGNAPLAHGNYYDHVDMNIYIGSEGWRSTFELKEWGIRLLENCSAPENRLGNPNGTLPHVPEAEEGNMRYTPLQGLVNETEHIEESGDNINVETERSTKRMRPN
- the LOC104724755 gene encoding protein VARIATION IN COMPOUND TRIGGERED ROOT growth response-like isoform X1, which codes for MASSSSSHNNNWVYDVFLSFRGEDVRVTFRSHFLKELDRKLITAFRDNEIERGHSLWPDLLQAIKNSRIAVVLFSKNYASSSWCLNELLEIVNCNDKIIIPVFYCLDPSQVRHQIGDFGKIFEKTCKRYSEDVKSQWKKALTDVSNMLGFDSARWDDEAKMIEEIAKDVLGKLLLTTPKDFEDFVGIEDHIANMSELLELQSEEVKMIGIWGSSGIGKTTIARALFNQLSRNFQVSKFIDRSFLYKSREIYSRANPDDHNMKLHLQESFLSEVLRMHDIKIDHLGVLGERLQHQKVLIIIDDVDDQVILDSLVGQTQWFGYGSRIIVVTDNKHFLRAHGIDHIYEVTLPNEEHALAMLCHSAFRKASPPEGFGKLVVQVVRHVGSLPLGLNVLGSYLRGRDTDYWMDMLPRLENGLDDKIEKILRISYDGLGSAEDQAIFRHIACLFNHMEVTTIESLLADSKLGVKVGLKNLIDKSIIHVRWGHVEMHRLLQEMGRKIVRTQSIDKPGKREFLVDPNDICDLLSEGIDTRNVLGISLDTSKIDDQLLVHERAFKGLQKLRFLKIDTNILREDDKLHLPGSFDYMPPTLKLLCWSEFPMRYMPSNFHPKHLVKIKMPNSKLCKLWEGVVSLTFLKEMDLDGSANLKEIPDLSMATNLVTLNLMSCKSLVELPSSIRNLNKLLKLNMEFCNSLKTLPTGFNLKSLDLLNFNYCSELRTFPEFSTNISDLYMNGTNIEELPANNIHLENLDNLCISKRDSDGKQWEGAKQLRALLAKLSPTLTSLQLRNIPSLVELPSSFQNLNQLEFLDLANCRNLETLPTGINLQSLERLNFNGCSRLKSFPDISTNILCLDLERTGIEEVPSWIEKFFKLTTLNMKGCRRLNCVSLRISKLKHLKIIDFKDCGDLARVDLSGYPSDAVSVESSSSLPRVDFRGCFNLDPETVLHHQQSILFNYILFPGEEEVPSYFTYRTTGVSSLTIPLLHVPLSQPFFRFRVGAVVTNVKHGKKMEVKCEFKDRLGKSFHVGSDFHIYTLFTKTQKGSQLLIILDCRIPLNEGNAPLAHGNYYDHVDMNIYIGSEGWRSTFELKEWGIRLLENCSAPENRLGNPNGTLPHVPEAEEGNMRYTPLQGLVNETEHIEESGDNINVETERSTKRMRPN
- the LOC104728529 gene encoding DNA replication licensing factor MCM3, producing the protein MPLQELTEKQEVTKTDAEAARGNQRSSNEDGAENDAANVDSETAAPMEVVDEPPVEQFSGTVSAARIKVFERVFGQPHAVDTQARIDDISIADTQTIVNNNRVGASRYSVDEIIALLEVLKWTVEALQIMHVDRVILELD